Within Microvirgula aerodenitrificans DSM 15089, the genomic segment AACAGCAGCGGAAGCAGCAGGGACGGCACGCAGCGGCGGACGAGGGGCATGGTGACGGCGCGGGACGGATTGGACTCCGTCACGCTACGCGGCACCGGCGCGCATGCCATCTGCCGGATTCCCGAGTTGCAACGGGAAGCCGCTGATTATTTGCTGGTTTTTACTGCAGAAAGCAGCAGGAAAGACGGCATTGACCGGGTCAATGCCGGGGGATCAGCGCACCGGGATGCCGGCCATCCGGGCGAATCTGGCGTAGTAGACCGCCGAGGCGAAGAACAGGGTGCACAGCGCGATCTCGATGCCGGCGCAGACACGGGACAGGAGTACGGTGTCCGACCAGGCCCGCATCACGCCTTCGGCAAAGAAGAACAGGATGAACATGCTCGCCCACTGGTAGGTGTAGACCCGGCCGCGCAGGACGCCGAACAGCGGCGCCAGCAGCAGCAGGCTCTTCAGCGCCATCAGGCTGCCGCCCGGACGCAGCGGCGCCAGCCACAGCTCCCATGCCAGGGTCAGCACGATCAGGCCGATCAGGCTGGTGATCGCCCCCCAGTGGCACACGGCGATCCGGTTCATGCGTCCTGCTCCTTGCGTGGCTGCGGCTTGCCGAGCCAGCCCGAGCAGATGATGCCCAGTTCGTACAGCAGCCACAGCGGCAGTGCCAGCATGATCTGCGACAGCACGTCCGGCGGTGTGACCACGGCGGCGACGACAAACGAGCCGACGATCACGTACGGACGGGCTTCGCGCAGTTTTTCGACGGTGATGATGCCGAAACGCGTC encodes:
- a CDS encoding DUF2069 domain-containing protein, whose protein sequence is MNRIAVCHWGAITSLIGLIVLTLAWELWLAPLRPGGSLMALKSLLLLAPLFGVLRGRVYTYQWASMFILFFFAEGVMRAWSDTVLLSRVCAGIEIALCTLFFASAVYYARFARMAGIPVR